A DNA window from Brassica napus cultivar Da-Ae chromosome C1, Da-Ae, whole genome shotgun sequence contains the following coding sequences:
- the LOC106374236 gene encoding LOW QUALITY PROTEIN: UPF0725 protein At2g20620-like (The sequence of the model RefSeq protein was modified relative to this genomic sequence to represent the inferred CDS: substituted 2 bases at 2 genomic stop codons), whose protein sequence is MEIGKMYDVMLDEAKLCLDELKVESSSAPPVKEEDSGYEIXLXGTNLQFRAVEKVNAEAVSFVNYYITLEAVDPDNNHSLVAFQTCVWDSATENKERLRLITKQCRIKPPQVTVTGNRQARGSLWRWDPNAVDKFYTGVMPSWLQDDDALTGPNKLQFHARVFIICESCCSEWFMGLIQKLQVKDSELQDNEWLNLYAEIALSSERPDMETYLPLKVKKVVVRTKEDVEPSMKLKSSNAIFYMTFKTHRGHECKAIIRQTRDGIQGHMCLEVTCILGK, encoded by the exons ATGGAGATCGGAAAGATGTACGATGTAATGCTGGATGAGGCCAAGCTGTGTCTGGATGAGCTGAAGGTGGAATCGTCTTCTGCACCGCcagtaaaagaagaagattctGGCTACGAAATATGATTGTAGGGGACAAATTTACAATTCAGGGCTGTAGAGAAAGTTAACGCAGAAGCCGTTTCATTTGTCAATTACTATATTACTTTGGAGGCCGTGGATCCAGACAACAACCATTCTCTTGTTGCTTTCCAAACCTGTGTTTGGGATTCTGCCACCGAGAATAAAGAGCGCTTGAGATTGATCACTAAACAATGCAGGATTAAGCCTCCTCaagtaac CGTTACAGGAAATAGACAAGCACGAGGTTCCCTATGGCGATGGGACCCTAATGCTGTAGATAAATTCTACACAGGTGTGATGCCCAGTTGGCTACAGGATGATGATGCACTTACCGGACCTAATAAGCTTCAGTTCCATGCCCGAGTTTTCATTATATGTGAGAGCTGCTGTAGTGAGTGGTTTATGGGTCTCATTCAAAAATTGCAGGTGAAGGACTCAGAACTGCAGGATAACGAATGGCTTAATCTTTACGCTGAAATTGCTTTGTCCTCAGAGCGGCCCGACATG GAAACTTATTTGCCGTTGAAGGTGAAGAAAGTAGTGGTGCGTACAAAGGAAGATGTGGAGCCGAGTATGAAGCTGAAGTCGAGTAATGCAATCTTCTACATGACTTTCAAAACCCACAGGGGTCATGAGTGCAAAGCTATAATAAGGCAAACAAGGGATGGTATACAAGGACACATGTGCCTTGAAGTTACATGCATATTGGGAAAGTAG